A section of the Sedimentisphaera cyanobacteriorum genome encodes:
- a CDS encoding PEP-CTERM sorting domain-containing protein: MKNLLFASVFTPAFLQQAYCAGIIMEIYPEDGDVLAVYSGSLDLTGFYNKEGSVEYHNVSESGNGALLFPSSPIIQYADYEAGDEFTNITDFDSTIASFGTGEYLFADSFEGDTFALFNTDSKSHTQVLSFKSADINENNIVQVSGSATFENSTISGLGLDPGTYEINDSQFADGENFKLTITPEPATLALLGLGGAFIRKRRA, from the coding sequence ATGAAAAATTTACTGTTCGCTTCAGTTTTTACACCTGCCTTCCTTCAGCAGGCTTATTGTGCGGGTATAATAATGGAGATATACCCTGAGGACGGGGATGTTTTGGCAGTGTACAGCGGGAGCCTCGATCTTACCGGTTTCTATAATAAAGAGGGCTCTGTCGAATATCATAACGTCTCAGAATCCGGCAATGGAGCACTTTTGTTTCCCTCCTCACCTATTATACAATATGCTGACTATGAGGCAGGAGATGAGTTTACTAACATTACCGATTTCGACTCAACGATTGCTTCTTTCGGGACAGGCGAATACTTGTTTGCAGACAGCTTTGAAGGAGATACCTTTGCCTTATTTAATACTGACTCCAAATCTCACACTCAAGTTCTCTCGTTTAAGTCAGCGGATATAAATGAAAACAATATAGTTCAGGTAAGCGGGTCTGCGACATTTGAAAACAGCACTATTTCCGGGCTCGGGCTCGACCCGGGGACGTACGAAATAAACGATTCGCAGTTCGCCGATGGCGAAAACTTCAAGCTTACAATCACCCCCGAACCTGCAACGCTCGCTCTTCTGGGGCTTGGAGGTGCGTTCATCAGAAAACGCAGGGCATAA